The Ascaphus truei isolate aAscTru1 chromosome 3, aAscTru1.hap1, whole genome shotgun sequence genome includes a region encoding these proteins:
- the LOC142490593 gene encoding LOW QUALITY PROTEIN: sec1 family domain-containing protein 2-like (The sequence of the model RefSeq protein was modified relative to this genomic sequence to represent the inferred CDS: inserted 1 base in 1 codon) has protein sequence MATLTDATARRPPCAAGGMRRTLLTSAEILHWCGCAKLLLLSAGALHVKEFSSFEAGAANQPKALFVVSCMLWGRALDVVRDMVSQISFQYCVLVTAVSPGEAEGAXQQLEDRLCEWMGNMNFTAEVMWAPLLLAPISPLLFLAPAFSSLFPLLLGGDLQALNCSWLDKKRIPGLGDVELPSLPPELQIHIRSLVSGLNHLMEGIGVREECFSVGHLSRIIAGELASYPQARNRRKHTLTDTHTHTLTYTHTHTHTD, from the exons atggcgacgctcacgGACGCCACGGCTCGGAGACctccttgcgctgccgggggaaTGAGGAGGACg CTCCTAACGAGCGCCGAGATCCTGCATTGGTGCGGCTGCGCcaagctgctgctgctctccgcgggggcCCTCCACGTTAAGGAGTTCTCCAGCTTCGAGGCCGGTGCTGCCAACCAGCCGAAGGCTCTGTTCGTGGTGAGCTGCATGCTGTGGGGCCGCGCCCTGGACGTGGTGAGGGACATGGTGAGCCAGATCTCCTTCCAGTACTGCGTGCTGGTGACGGCGGTGAGCCCCGGGGAGGCCGAGGGGG ACCAACAGCTGGAGGACCGGCTGTGCGAGTGGATGGGGAACATGAACTTCACGGCTGAGGTGATGTGGGCGCCGCTGCTGCTGGCCCCGATCTCCCCGCTCCTATTCCTGGCCCcggccttctcttctctcttcccgcTGCTACTTGGCGGAGACCTTCAGGCTCTCAACTGCAGCTGGCtggacaagaagaggatcccggggctgggggacgtggagctgccctccttgccccccgagCTACAGATTCACATTCGGAGCCTGGTTTCAGGACTCAACCACCTGATGGAGGGTatcggggtgagagaggagtgcttcTCGGTGGGGCACCTGAGTAGGATCATTGCGGGGGAGCTGGCCAGCTATCCTCAGGCGAGAAACCGCAGGAagcatacactgactgacacacacacacacacactgacttacacacatacacacacacacactgattga